In one Perca fluviatilis chromosome 7, GENO_Pfluv_1.0, whole genome shotgun sequence genomic region, the following are encoded:
- the vwdel gene encoding von Willebrand factor D and EGF domain-containing protein isoform X2: protein MRLETVLKLLPCVVFLLPNAMHAQTVPPPECASGGHSILQDPYRSTTFSSSWLQQSALQDFICDHSLTPGWYQFQIFDKPASMPTQCVEVNHCGTQAPVWLSLGEGESLPGPQEVRQLTACAAWQLFPGNSKDCCMFRIPVTVRNCGDFYVYLLQPTQGCMGYCAQEMLDILPTTSLSCGPDEANVDGTCNAKQPPIPPAPVIVSEVTGKSIYLKCSFGSSSNSSLGYVVAWSRLSPEGRKEELKQETTIQTTAFIELDGFNLRLGDKIYCSSISFFLDSPDVRSASVESQEFFAGIMLRPEVSSVSEDGRLYELVVESSVPVPCLEESSSSSTEQCTLSLQLSTSSKGDGLLGADLSLSSCVVDLSRGPCRDGVCSRALIHFSPVTDFVKDGNRTTQISVKAIVTQNFLWSGYSPEPVEITVKDVPSAYCYSFTDPHMITFDGRYYENFQVGTFVLYKSTLRPFEVHVRQWECGSVLHAASCVCGFVVRDGGDVVAFDMCNGEMGETKPHLSVKNRDLSKSGIRITESYQGRKVTMTFSSGAFVRADMSDWGMSLTLRAPSSDRSHTEGLCGTYDGQSDNDFHSAGGATLEHLHAFISEWRLPPGSSLFDTVPSHLSTLRPRKYCNCQAEPRLTSPRARSQPVTSSDPTCSHHGNVHLPSVIPTLDVTAEYIGSMELLRGEGGDRQPLPPGHSSQHTQDQGSDAELSERSFSLSASSDGASTSAHRRGRRQTHHYIANSPHQSLSQSDLEGFTYFFPEDHEAAVQLDSSLTWPTPSGLTEQQARTQCQQAVAGSSIGLSCARLLEESVISRVMSMCVTDLQLKDEQSWLNATLPLLENECERRLMEEKRREEEYRDVLAVLKCPNLCNGNGQCSEWGCVCFPGFGSYDCSVLSDQIPEIAALETEGLCDVRHRDCSTIQVYGQGFKNSYELKCEFVKEKFDDGEWVLDEPQFVLAIFLDVTSLECQLPLEDSRREPAGLDLEQITDRPLARWQIKVSNDGYSYSNAKILTVYDGACQICSLNAEVLCTLREKTCNIDGQCYREGESNPSSPCLTCRPDSSKHTWSIAEKNDPPALQSLPFHLWSFQGENLIYHLQAQDPEGSAVHFTLESGPEGASLSPAGLLMWKTETTDTHTFQFSVTDDCNAETRASIQVSVRSCECLNGASCETNAKLPAGSGQYLCVCLPGFKGERCEVDIDDCKPNPCRLGRCIDGPNSFSCICPPGMTGRTCREDIDECVSQPCFPGVGCNNSLGSFICGVCPQGFSGDGKICTRNQDPPVKAVTTPERVPQVSLRPKPPAPSPCSRRPCHPGVQCFQSTHVSAGFVCGPCPPGLHGNGRTCTTTGQGTVAGGADGHIRIIKSNSSKEMTPTSSSSSSSWPPTSPRRPPDRRRPEATVSSIRTGSSNHRKTTVHRGQPSEAELSPDLTTSVKWGSPSHRVTCADSPCFPGVPCEPTATGSFRCGRCPYGFTGDGVTCKAVCRYQCGRNMECTLPNTCTCKEGYTGYNCHIAVCRPDCKNQGKCVKPNECECPAGYSGPTCEEASCEPPCQHGGTCLARNLCTCSYGYVGPRCGIMVCNRHCENGGECVSPDVCKCKPGWYGPTCNSALCNPVCLNGGTCMKPNICACPSGFYGSQCQIAVCSPPCKNGGQCMRNNVCSCPEGYIGKRCQKSVCEPMCMNKGKCVGPNTCSCTSGWRGKRCNIPVCLQKCKNGGECLGPNTCHCPTGWEGLQCQTPVCTQRCLNGGRCVLPDYCHCRKGYKGLTCAIKASQA, encoded by the exons ATGAGACTTGAAACCGTTTTGAAACTTCTCCCGTGCGTTGTGTTTTTACTTCCTAACGCGATGCACGCTCAAACAG TGCCCCCTCCAGAGTGTGCATCGGGTGGTCACTCCATCCTCCAGGACCCCTACCGCAGCACTACCTTCAGCTCCAGCTGGTTGCAGCAGTCGGCCCTGCAGGACTTCATCTGCGACCACTCCCTCACTCCTGGGTGGTACCAGTTTCAGATTTTTGACAAGCCGGCCAGCATGCCCACCCAGTGTGTGGAG GTGAACCACTGTGGGACTCAGGCTCCTGTGTGGCTGTCCCTGGGTGAGGGGGAGTCCCTGCCGGGGCCCCAGGAGGTGAGGCAGCTGACGGCCTGCGCTGCCTGGCAGCTCTTCCCTGGCAACAGCAAAGACTGCTGCATGTTCCGCATCCCGGTCACCGTTCGCAACTGTGGAGACTTCTACGTTTACCTGCTGCAGCCTACGCAGGGATGCATGGGATACTGTGCTCAGG AGATGTTGGACATTTTGCCCACAACGTCGCTGAGCTGCGGCCCTGACGAGGCGAACGTCGATGGAACATGTAACG CAAAGCAGCCTCCCATTCCACCTGCACCAGTGATTGTCTCAGAGGTGACAGGAAAGTCCATCTACCTGAAGTGCAGCTTTGGGAGCAGCTCCAACAGCTCTCTGGGTTACGTGGTGGCTTGGTCCCGCCTCTCACCTGAGGGCAGGAAGGAGGAGCTCAAACAGGAGACCACCATCCAGACCACCGCCTTTATCGAGCTGGACGGCTTCAACCTCCGTCTGGGGGACAAG atTTACTGCTCCAGCATCAGTTTCTTCCTGGACTCGCCCGACGTCCGTAGCGCTTCAGTGGAAAGTCAGGAGTTCTTTGCTGGGATTATG CTAAGGCCAGAGGTGAGCAGTGTGTCTGAGGACGGGAGGCTGTATGAGCTGGTGGTTGAGAGCAGCGTTCCTGTCCCATGTCTGGAagagtcctcctcctcctctacagAGCAGTGCACTCTGTCTCTGCAGCTCAGCACAAGCAGTAAAG GTGATGGTTTGTTAGGTGCAGATCTGTCTCTGTCCTCCTGCGTGGTGGATCTGTCCCGGGGCCCCTGTAGGGACGGGGTTTGTAGCCGAGCTCTGATCCACTTCAGCCCCGTCACAGACTTTGTCAAAGATGGCAACAGGACGACTCAGATCTCTGTTAAAGCCATCGTCACACAGAATTTTCTCTGGAGCGGATACTCACCAGAACCTGTTGAG ATAACAGTGAAGGATGTTCCCTCAGCCTACTGCTACTCCTTCACTGATCCTCACATGATCACATTTGATGGCAG GTACTATGAGAACTTCCAAGTTGGCACCTTTGTTCTCTATAAGAGCACTTTGAGGCCATTTGAGGTCCATGTTCGTCAGTGGGAGTGTGGCAGCGTGCTGCACGCCGCCTCGTGCGTGTGCGGCTTCGTGGTGAGGGACGGCGGCGACGTCGTCGCTTTTGACATGTGCAACGGAGAAATGGGGGAGACCAAACCTCACCTGTCCGTAAAGAACAGAGACTTGAGCAAGAGCGGCATTCGCATCACAGAGTCCTACCAGGGACGCAAAGTCACG ATGACCTTCTCGTCCGGAGCCTTTGTTCGTGCAGACATGTCGGACTGGGGAATGAGTCTGACACTGAGAGCTCCCAGTTCAGACCGGAGCCACACTGAGGGCCTGTGTGGGACCTACGACGGACAGTCAGACAACGACTTCCACTCAGCGGGGGGCGCCACACTGGAGCACCTGCACGCTTTTATCTCTGAATGGAG GCTTCCTCCAGGCAGCAGCCTGTTTGACACCGTGCCATCCCACCTGAGTACACTGAGACCCCGCAAGTACTGTAACTGTCAGGCAGAGCCCCGCCTCACATCTCCCAGAGCCCGATCTCAGCCAGTCACATCCTCCGACCCCACCTGCTCTCATCATGGCAACGTGCACCTCCCCAGTGTCATCCCCACTCTGGACGTCACAGCTGAGTACATCGGCTCGATGGAGCTACTCAGAGGTGAAGGAGGCGACAGACAGCCGCTGCCTCCGGGTCACTCCAGCCAACACACCCAGGATCAAGGTAGTGACGCTGAGTTAAGTGAAAGAAGCTTCTCCTTGAGCGCCTCCAGCGATGGAGCTTCAACCTCAGCTCACCGCAGAGGCAGGCGGCAGACCCACCATTACATTGCTAACTCTCCGCACCAAAGCCTCAGCCAGTCCGATCTGGAGGGCTTCACCTACTTTTTCCCAGAGGACCACGAAGCAGCAGTTCAACTAGATTCTTCCCTAACATGGCCCACACCTTCTGGCTTGACCGAGCAGCAGGCCAGGACTCAGTGTCAGCAGGCTGTGGCGGGCTCCAGCATAGGGTTAAGTTGTGCGCGCCTGTTAGAAGAGTCAGTAATTAGCCGCGTGATGTCTATGTGCGTTACCGACCTACAGCTGAAGGATGAGCAGTCGTGGCTGAATGCAACTTTACCGCTGCTGGAAAATGAGTGTGAGAGGAGGCTaatggaggagaagaggagagaagaagagtaCAGGGATGTTCTGGCTGTCCTCAAATGTCCCAATCTGTGCAACGGGAACGGCCAGTGCTCAGAGTGGGGTTGTGTCTGCTTCCCAGGATTTGGGTCATACGACTGCAGCGTGCTGTCTG ACCAGATCCCAGAGATCGCTGCGCTGGAGACGGAAGGTCTGTGTGATGTCCGACATCGAGACTGCTCCACCATCCAGGTCTACGGTCAAGGCTTCAAGAACTCCTACGAGCTCAAGTGTGAGTTTGTTAAAGAAAAG TTTGACGATGGGGAGTGGGTTCTGGACGAGCCCCAGTTTGTCTTGGCCATCTTTCTGGATGTAACGTCTCTGGAGTGCCAGCTCCCCCTGGAGGACAGCCGCCGGGAACCCGCAGGCCTGGACCTGGAGCAGATAACAGACAGACCCCTGGCCCGCTGGCAGATCAAA GTTTCCAATGATGGCTACAGCTACAGTAACGCCAAGATACTGACTGTGTATGATGGAGCCTGCCAGATCTGCAGCCTCAACGCTGAAGTCCTCTGTACCCTGAGG GAGAAAACCTGCAACATTGACGGCCAGTGTTACAGGGAGGGGGAGTCCAATCCCAGCAGCCCCTGCCTCACATGTCGCCCGGACTCGTCCAAACACACTTGGTCCATAGCGGAGA AGAACGATCCTCCGGCGCTCCAGTCGTTGCCGTTTCATCTCTGGTCATTCCAGGGGGAGAATTTAATCTACCATCTACAGGCTCAGGACCCTGAGGGCTCAGCGGTGCACTTCACCCTGGAATCAGGTCCTGAAGGTGCATCTCTGTCTCCGGCCGGCCTGCTGATGTGGAAGACTGAAACcaccgacacacacactttccagtTTAGTGTGACGGACGACTGTAACGCTGAGACCAGAGCCTCCATACAG GTGTCTGTGCGCTCCTGTGAATGTCTGAACGGAGCCTCCTGTGAAACCAACGCCAAGCTCCCTGCCGGCAGCGGGcaatacctgtgtgtgtgtctccctggaTTTAAAGGAGAACGGTGTGAGGTGGACATTGATGACTGTAAGCCTAACCCCTGCCGACTGGGCCGCTGTATTGACGGACCCAACTCCTTCTCCTGTATCTGCCCGCCTGGAATGACAG GCCGTACATGTAGAGAAGATATAGATGAGTGCGTCTCTCAGCCCTGTTTCCCCGGAGTGGGCTGTAACAACTCGCTGGGCTCCTTCATCTGTGGAGTCTGTCCCCAAGGATTCAGTGGTGACGGGAAAATCTGCACAC GAAACCAAGACCCTCCGGTCAAAGCAGTGACCACACCAGAAAGAGTACCGCAGGTTTCATTGAGGCCCAAACCCCCAGCCCCGTCGCCGTGCTCCAGACGCCCGTGTCACCCGGGAGTTCAGTGTTTCCAGAGCACCCACGTCTCAGCGGGCTTCGTCTGTGGACCCTGTCCTCCCGGTCTCCATGGAAACGGACGGACATGCACAACAACAG GTCAGGGGACAGTCGCCGGCGGAGCAGATGGCCATATTCGTATCATCAAATCAAATTCCAGCAAGGAAATGactcccacctcctcctcttcttcctcttcatgGCCTCCCACCTCCCCCAGACGCCCCCCTGACAGGAGGAGACCAGAAGCCACCGTCTCCAGTATCAGGACAGGTTCCTCCAATCACAGAAAGACCACCGTCCACAGAGGTCAGCCCAGCGAGGCGGAGCTGAGCCCCGACCTCACCACCTCCGTTAAATGGGGGTCCCCATCTCACCGTGTGACCTGTGCTGACTCTCCCTGCTTCCCTGGTGTTCCCTGTGAGCCCACCGCCACCGGCTCCTTCAGGTGTGGACGCTGCCCGTACGGCTTTACCGGAGATGGAGTCACATGCAAAG CTGTGTGCAGGTATCAGTGTGGGAGGAACATGGAGTGCACTCTGCCCAACACCTGCACCTGCAAGGAAGGCTACACCGGATACAACTGTCATATTG CGGTGTGTCGACCTGACTGCAAGAACCAGGGGAAGTGTGTGAAACCTAATGAGTGTGAATGTCCTGCTGGCTACAGCGGGCCCACCTGTGAGGAAG CGAGCTGCGAGCCGCCTTGTCAACATGGAGGCACCTGTCTGGCCAGAAACCTGTGTACCTGCTCCTATGGCTACGTGGGACCCAGATGTGGAATCA TGGTGTGTAACAGGCACTGTGAAAATGGAGGCGAGTGTGTTTCTCCTGATGTCTGCAAATGCAAACCTGGCTGGTACGGACCAACATGTAACTCAG CTCTCTGTAACCCCGTCTGTCTGAATGGAGGGACGTGCATGAAGCCCAACATCTGTGCCTGTCCCAGCGGCTTCTATGGCTCCCAGTGTCAAATCG CTGTATGCAGCCCTCCTTGTAAGAATGGAGGTCAGTGTATGAGGAACAATGTATGCTCCTGCCCTGAAGGCTACATTGGAAAAAGGTGTCAAAAGA GTGTCTGTGAACCGAtgtgcatgaacaaaggcaagTGTGTGGGACCCAACACGTGCTCCTGTACGTCAGGATGGAGAGGGAAGAGGTGCAACATAC ctgtctgtctgcaaaagtgtaaaaatggcGGGGAGTGTTTGGGACCAAACACCTGCCACTGTCCCACCGGCTGGGAAGGCCTCCAGTGTCAAACAC CGGTCTGTACACAGCGGTGCCTGAACGGAGGAAGGTGTGTCCTTCCTGACTACTGCCACTGTCGGAAAGGCTACAAGGGCCTCACCTGCGCAATAAAG GCGTCACAAGCATGA